CACGGAATTTGCCCTGACGGTACAGCGCAACTTCACGCGCTTTCTTCTCGTCACGAACAACGGTCACTTCATCACCGGCAGCCGGAACACCGGACAGGCCGAGGATTTCCACAGGAATGGATGGACCCGCTTCCAGCACTTCACGACCCAGCTCGTCACGCATTGCACGAACACGGCCATATTCGAAGCCACACAGAACGATGTCGCCTTTGTTCAGGGTACCTTCACGGACCAGAACGGTAGCCACCGGGCCACGGCCTTTATCCAGGAAGGATTCAATTACCGCGCCGCTCGCCATACCGTTGCGAATCGCTTTCAGCTCCAGAACTTCAGCCTGCAGCAGGATTGCGTTCAGCAGGTCATCGATACCGGTACCGACTTTTGCAGAAACCGGGATGAACTGAGACTCACCGCCCCACTCTTCCGGCATAACACCGTACTGGGACAGTTCGTTTTTAACGCGATCCATGTCCGCTTCTGGCTTATCGATTTTGTTCACAGCAACAACCAGAGGCACCTGCGCCGCTTTCGCGTGCTGGATAGCTTCGATGGTCTGTGGCATTACGCCATCGTCTGCCGCAACCACCAGAACAACGATATCCGTTGCCTGAGCACCACGAGCACGCATAGAGGTAAACGCGGCGTGGCCCGGGGTATCCAGGAAGGTGATCATCCCGTTATCGGTTTCTACATGGTATGCACCGATGTGCTGGGTAATGCCGCCTGCTTCGCCAGAGGCGACTTTGGTGGAACGAATGTAGTCCAGCAGAGAGGTTTTACCGTGGTCAACGTGACCCATGATGGTCACAACTGGAGCACGCGGCTCAGCTGCTGCGCCAGTGTCACGGTCGCTCATTACCGCTTCTTCCAGCTCGTTTTCACGACGCAGGATAACTTTGTGGCCCATCTCTTCGGCAACCAGCTGTGCGGTTTCCTGGTCGATGACCTGGTTGATGGTCGCCATAGCGCCCAGCTTCATCATTGCTTTGATGACCTGAGAGCCTTTAACGGCCATCTTGTTCGCCAGATCGCCAACGGTGATGGTTTCGCCGATGATAACGTCACGGTTAACGGCCTGAGCTGGCTTCTGGAAGCCCTGCTGCAGCGCGGAACCTTTACGCTTGCCACCTTTACCACCGCGACCCGCTGCACGCGCTTCTTCGCGATCGGCTTTGGATTCAGCGTGCTTGTTGCCTTTCTTCTGAGGACGCGCAGTTTTGGATGCGGTGCGGGTACGGCCACGGCCACCTTCAACCTCACGGTCGTTTTCGTCTTCTGCCTGACGCGCGTGCTGAGAAGTAGTTACGTGGTAATCGCTGTTGTCTTCAGACGGTTCAGCGGTATTCACGCCGTTCTTCTCGTTTTCTTCTGCCATACGGCGCGCTTCTTCAGCAACACGACGTGCGTCTTCTTCCAGCTTACGGCGTGCTTCTTCTTCCGCTTTACGCTTCAGTTCGGCAGCTTCATTTTCACGACGGGCTTTTTCCGTCTGGGCTGTTTTGGTCATTTCGTCAGTCTGTTGATTGCTCACTTTGTCTTTTTCCGCCGCGTCACGCTTCGCTTTATCACTGGCATCGCGCTTCGCTTTTTCTGCGGCCTCACGTTCAGCTTTTAATTCTGCCTCACGTTTGGCGGCTAATTCCGCCTCACGCTGAGCTTGTTCTTCCGCTTCACGCTGTGCCTGCTCTTCCGCTGCAA
This DNA window, taken from Leclercia adecarboxylata, encodes the following:
- the infB gene encoding translation initiation factor IF-2, translated to MTDVTVKTLAAEIQTSVDRLVQQFADAGIPKSADDSVTAQEKQTLLSHLNREHGSAPDKLTLQRKTRSTLNVPGTGGKSKSVQIEVRKTRTFVKRDPQEAERLAAEEQAQREAEEQAQREAELAAKREAELKAEREAAEKAKRDASDKAKRDAAEKDKVSNQQTDEMTKTAQTEKARRENEAAELKRKAEEEARRKLEEDARRVAEEARRMAEENEKNGVNTAEPSEDNSDYHVTTSQHARQAEDENDREVEGGRGRTRTASKTARPQKKGNKHAESKADREEARAAGRGGKGGKRKGSALQQGFQKPAQAVNRDVIIGETITVGDLANKMAVKGSQVIKAMMKLGAMATINQVIDQETAQLVAEEMGHKVILRRENELEEAVMSDRDTGAAAEPRAPVVTIMGHVDHGKTSLLDYIRSTKVASGEAGGITQHIGAYHVETDNGMITFLDTPGHAAFTSMRARGAQATDIVVLVVAADDGVMPQTIEAIQHAKAAQVPLVVAVNKIDKPEADMDRVKNELSQYGVMPEEWGGESQFIPVSAKVGTGIDDLLNAILLQAEVLELKAIRNGMASGAVIESFLDKGRGPVATVLVREGTLNKGDIVLCGFEYGRVRAMRDELGREVLEAGPSIPVEILGLSGVPAAGDEVTVVRDEKKAREVALYRQGKFREVKLARQQKSKLENMFANMTEGEVHEVNVVLKADVQGSVEAISDSLLKLSTDEVKVKIIGSGVGGITETDATLAAASNAILVGFNVRADASARRVIEAESLDLRYYSVIYHLIDEVKAAMSGMLSPELKQQIIGLAEVRDVFKSPKFGAIAGCMVTEGNIKRHNPIRVLRDNVVIYEGELESLRRFKDDVNEVRNGMECGIGVKNYNDVRVGDMIEVFEIIEIQRTIA